From the genome of Triticum aestivum cultivar Chinese Spring chromosome 1A, IWGSC CS RefSeq v2.1, whole genome shotgun sequence:
ttctgaatatCAGCAACGGTGTTCTCCATTTCTCTCGTACAGAGTTGCAAACCATCGATCTCCTGTTCTTTCAGCATAACTGTATGCACAAGCTCACTGATCTTTGTTTCGAGAACCTCATTGGCAGAAACATGGGAATCTACACTGCTGGTAAGCACAAGGAGTTCTTCTCGCGCTTCATCCAAACATTTTGAAGTCATGCTAGTTTCTTCAAGTGATGCTGCCAAACGTTCCTCTAACTGACTCTTCTTCTGAATATCAGCAATGGTGTTCTCCATTTCTCCCCTACAATGTTGCAAACTATCGATCTCCTGTTCTTTCAGCATAACTGTGCGCACAAGCTCACTGATCTTTGTTTCGAGAACCTCATTGGCAGAAACATGGGAATCTAAACGTTCCTCTAACTGACTCTTCTCCTTCTGAATATCAGCAATGGTGTTCTCCATTTCTCTCGCACAATGTTGCAAATCATCGATCTCCTGTTCTTTCAGCGTAACTGTACGCACAAGCTCACTGATCTTTGTCTCGAGAACCTCATTGGCAGAAACATGAGAATCTACACTGCTGGTAAGCACGAGATCTTCATGCGCTTCAACCAAGCATTTTGAAGTCATGCTACTTTCTTGAAGTGATGCTGCCAAACGTTCCTCTAACTGACTCTTCTCCTTCTGAATATCAGCAATGGTGTTCTCCATTTCTCTTGCACAGTGTTGCAAACCATCGATCTCTTGTTCTTTCAGCTGAACTGTACGCTCAAGCTCACTGATCTTTGTTTCGAGGACCTCATTGGAAGAAACATGGGAATCTACACTGCTGGTAAGCACGAGATCTTCATGCGCTTCAACCAAGCATTTTGAAGTCATGCTACTTTCTTGAAGTGATGCTGCCAAACGTTCCTCTAACTGACTCTTCTCTTTCTGAATATCAGCAATGGTGTTCTCCATTTCTCTCGTACAATGTTGCAAACCATCGATCTCTTGTTCTTTCAGCTGAACTGTACGCTCAAGCTCACTGGTCTTCGTTTCGAGGACCTCGTTGGAAGAAACATGGGAATCTACACTGCTGGTAAGCACGAGATCTTCATGCGCTTCAACCAAGCATTTTGAAGTCATGCTACTTTCTTGAAGTGATGCTGCCAAACGTTCCTCTAACTGACTCTTCTCCTTCTGAATATCAGCAATGGTGTTCTCCATTTCTCTTGCACAGTGTTGCAAACCATCGATCTCTTGTTCTTTCAGCTGAACTGTACGCTCAAGCTCACTGATCTTTGTTTCGAGGACCTCATTGGAAGAAACATGGGAATCTACACTGCTGGTAAGCACGAGATCTTCATGCGCTTCAACCAAGCATTTTGAAGTCATGCTACTTTCTTGAAGTGATGCTGCCAAACGTTCCTCTAACTGACTCTTCTCTTTCTGAATATCAGCAATGGTGTTCTCCATTTCTCTCGTACAATGTTGCAAACCATCGATCTCTTGTTCTTTCAGCTGAACTGTACGCTCAAGCTCACTGGTCTTCGTTTCGAGGACCTCGTTGGAAGAAACATGGGAATCTACACTGCTGGTAAGCACGAGATCTTCATGCGCTTCAACCAAGCATTTTGAAGTCATGCTACTTTCTTGAAGTGATGCTGCCAAACGTTCCTCTAACTGACTCTTCTCTTTCTGAATATCAGCAATGGTGTTCTCCATTTCTCTCGTACAGTGTTGCAAATCATCGATCTCTTGTTCTTTCAGCTGAACTGTACGCTCAAGCTCACTGATCTTTGTTTCGAGGACCTCATTGGAAGAAACATGGGAATCTACACTGCTGGTAAGCACGAGATCTTCATGCGCTTCAACCAAGCATTTTGAAGTCATGCTACTTTCTTGAAGTGATGCTGCCAAACGTTCCTCTAACTGACTCTTCTCTTTCTGAATATCAGCAATGGTGTTCTCCATTTCTCTCGTACAGTGTTGCAAACCATCGATCTCTTGTTCTTTCAGCTGAACTGTACGCTTCAACACATCTAAGTCAGTTTCAGTATCATCAGGTTCTCCACTTCTCAGTCTATAATGTCTTGAACTACCAGTGTCAGCCCCTTCCAGTTCAGTGGCATGGGAGAGCTTTTCCCTCAGCTCAGATAATTCAAGTGTTCTCTCTTTTAACTCCTCTTGGCTTTTCTGGAACTTCTCTTCTAGCCCACTGAACTTGGACCTAAAATTCTCCAGATTCAACTCAAGGTCAGCACATTTTCTCTCTAGGTGTTTTATCTTATATGTTGGGCTCCCCACGGTGGGCATTTCTTCACTATTAGAAATGCAGGGATCCTCTTCTTTCGCCACCCCACTCGCTTCTTTCAACTTGTATATAAGCCCGAAATTTTCCTCCGTTAATTCAGAAAAGTCATTCTCAAGCTCCTGTATTTTGACCTTCAAAAAATCATTTTCTTTTTCCAATTCAAGATAAATAACATCTGGGCCTGCACCATCTGCATTCTCCATTTTGAGAACACGGTTCAGTTTCTCCCTCAACACTGTGATTTCATCTTCTTTTTGTGACAGTATTCTAGCCCATTCTGCAGCTTCTTGAACTGTCGATTCACTTTTGGAGACCTCGTGATCAGCCACATCACTCACTTGGGGAAGTTTGGACATTTCCACTCTCTGCAGTTCTATCGTTTCTTCCAGTTCTTGGAGAATGGAAACAAGCTCTATATTGGTCTCTTGAGTCTTGTTCAGTTGGGCTGTTACTTGTTCAATTTCTTGCCTCAAGGAATCCTGTTCAGAAAGTGAAGCAGAAAGTTGCCGTTCTAGCTCAGCCTGCTGCTTGGATTTGTCAGCACACTCATTCTTCAATGTCTTCCGTTCAATTTTCAACTTGCGAGAATGTCTCTCCCACACTTTTGCCGCGTTACGTAACTCCTCAAGTTTTTCTTCGGCGGTGTCAAGGTGATTTTTGGATGAATCATCACCATGAGACTTTGATTCTGAGAAACTTGCATCCTGAAATTACAGATGCAGTCTGCAGTTATACATAGTATACACTGAAAAATCGCATGTGCATTCGACTAATGCATGGACTGGGAGTTATCTCCATTGCATACAAAAGAAATAGTGTGCTGATTGCTGAAAAAGGAGGTTATTTTCCTTCGTTCGCTGTTATCCATATTCAGATATCTAGTTATCTATAATGCTAGTCTCCTCATATAAAGGATAAATGAACGACAAAAGTTCAGTAGAACCACAGGACCGGGGCTCCACGTCTCTTTGCcgttacttcctccgttcctaaatataagcttttttagagatttcaatacaaactacatacggagcaaaatgagtgaatccaccctctaaaatacatctatatatacatccgtatgtggtccgtactgaaatctctaaaaaggcttatatttagaaacggagggagtagacggCAACTCGAGATCTGCACTGTGCAGAGTCATTTGGCCAAGGACCACTAATCAAGTACAGTAATTTCTTAACCTATGGCGTTGCATACTGTTCTTTGCTGCTCCTTGTCAGAACAGTGAATTATTAAACAATAGTTTCTCTCTCAGCCGAGTACTGCTGTTGTGGCAGAAGGCTGTGTCAGCCCAAGCATTGTGCAGCACAACAATTTAAAATATCTGTCCCATGCATTAAGCCATTCTAGCTAAACAGCCCGCAAATCACACACATTGGCACACATCTCCAGGCCGTTCTTTTTTAAATCAATGACATCTAGAGGTGGAGCCGGGCTCCATGGTTCTAAAAGATGGCTCTCACTGAATGGACATCAACAAGTAGATAATATTAGGCAAATAATTGCAAGAGGTGTGGCAACCATAGGTTAGATAAGAAAAAtaatcttttgtttgcttgttaaCTTAGAACAGACATTGACCAGTGGGTTAGAAAATGAGCGGAAATACGAATGTTGATTGGATCTATCTCAGACAGAAGAACACAAAACAAACATCCTCTATTGAACATACATCGGTAGGTACATAATAAAACGGATATGTATTCCCAGAATACACATGTTTAATATAAAAAACATATCAGTCCAAGTGAAAATTTCTGACTGCAGACATTGAGATCTAAGAACAAGATAACTAACGACCCAAGATCATCAATATGAAAGTGTTCTTTGAAAATGGAAGAAGTTTATAAATGTAAATTGTAACTTGGTCATCCTTGTGCACATTGGGCATATAACTGTCTGGGAGTTTGTTTCAAAGATTTCGAGTGCAGGGGGATTAAAATGAGAAGCAATAGATAGCTACAACAACCCAAACTATACTTTTCAGCTAATTTGTCGCCTACTTTAGCTCAAACTCGCAACTCATCAGTGAACAAAATTGTTCGAGCAGGAACTAATATAACATATGAaggcattcaaaatgttttatgttaggctgtgtatgtgtgtgtttatGCGTGAGAGTCTAGCCCAAGTGGCCCATGTGTACTTGTACATATTTATGTGTACCAATGGAAGAGAAAGAAGAGATTCCACAAATTTCCCCAAAATCCACCTTTTATTTCATTTGATGTACCTGTCATTTATGAGTACCAGCAAAATATTTTCGAAATAAAAGAAAACTTGGACCCATATGAATTTTAGCCAAGGCATCATACCCTATTTCCAGATTCATCTGCATTATCAGCTTCTAAATTATTTTCTGACAAAGACTGAGCACCCTTGTTCAACTTCAACAGAATGTCAAAGACGTCTGCCTTTTTGTCCATCTCATCATTGGTTGGACTCTCCTTAAGATTAGAAGATAGCCCTTTCCATGATTTCCCACTGCACATAATGCCAACATGACAACAGAAAATAAGTCCTATGAGCAGTCAAGATACAACAAGTAGTAGAAGTTTTGGCAGTCAAATAGGTGGCCATCAAAGATTAAAGATACAAATGTTTGCAACCACCAGAGTGAAAATAGGAAATATGGACATGTCAATGTAAAACATGGTCAGGTTACCTTGATTTAGATTTTGCGCCAAGACATTGAATCTTAAGCTGCAATTAAGAAACACCAGAGATCATCATAAACATAATAAACGGAGATTTAGTCGGTGTTTATCAAGAATTTTAGCTGACAGCTAGAGATAACTTTCCTCTAGAAATTACCTAAATCCACCCCGGCAATGCGAATCAAAACTTGTGAACAGTAACAAAAATAGGTCTAAATAACATCATTACCCCATGAATGTCTTGAAACATTACGATTTGGCATTAACTATTATTTTATCTGAGACCTGCTGTTTAGTTGATGAAAGACAAAAATATCATACAGAGAAATGATAATTTGGAAAAATTATTTATGAGTTCATCTGTAAGAGCTAAAATTATCAAATCTAATGCTTTCTGCTGGGCTATACAAGTGCATACTGCTAGTAATACTAGTAGGTTACAAACAGAGGCTCGCAACCATTAACTAACATGCAGATGATAGTCTAGACTCTAGAGAAAGTTAAGCATTTATTGTACATCCAAGAATCAACTAATATAGATGGCACATGGCAGGTCAACAGAATATGAGTAAAATCCTAGAGAAAGTTAATCACTTCAGGGACCGAACAGTATAACTAGATGGACCAAAGCCATTGTTAAATTTGAAGATCATATGGGATCCAATAAACCATCAGAAATTCTCTGGGGTAAAACAAGTACAGCTAAATGAAATCTACCTGTAAAACTGTGCCAGAATTGCAATTCTTCAATGGCAAAGAGATGTCAGTGGAGTCTGATGAACTGAGATAGTTCGTCAGATTTAGGTACGCTTCCCCAAGAACAGCAGTTCTTGTTGATCCCTGTAACAGGAGATATGTTGTTAGTAAGCCAACGGAATAATAAAGGAATGGAAATTTGATAGGCAAGTGAATGAGGTGGAAAAACATGCTGGCAATGGCCATACCATGGAAACAACAATCTTGCACTGGCACTCCTGAAATTCTTGTGACACTTCATCTTTAGGAAACCGAATTGCATGCAGGATGGAGTCATGCCATTGACAGGCTCCATTAATAGCAGCCGCTTTACTTGACTTGGCAATTGTTTTTCCACTGTCTACTGACGTGATTGTAATGAGCAGCCTGTCTGATACTACTGGTACCTGTTGAGCAAGCACCAATAAGAAATTCATCAACAAACCTGTGTCATCCATTTGTATCGGTATGTTATTTCCTTTGGATGATCTGCCGCACTGCCATGTGTTTCCATATCATACCAACAAAATAACTACAGCTATTCAAACAATTACTATTAGATCTTGCAAATCCTCAAGTGTCACCGAATGAAGTAGCAAAAATCCTCGATTTGTCCTAACAACCCATCTTCAATCGAACTACTTTAAAATGCACGCGTGCTGCTAGGATTTCGATCGAAGCATGTCCTGCCTAGTATAAATGGGAAACTCACAACCTTCAGATGCCTCAACAGCCGAATGTTGACGGCATGATCGGAACTAAGCTTAAATATGTCTAGTTTGCTAAGAACTCTCAATAAATTGATCTCCGAGCACATGAGCAGATCAGCATTCCCTCTGCGACCGGCATCGCCTTTCTCTAACGGAGACAAAAACACACAAAACGTGGCTAAGGACGAAGCTTCTCCCGGTGTAGGACCAGAATAGGCATGTACATTTATCGATCTTCCTGAACATGCACGTTTCAGTCACACGTTTATGCTGCTCAACCCATCACCGATGAATTTCCGGATCCACCCCACGAGTACAAATTACCATTCGAAATCTATTCGATACAATAGGAAATTAATTCAAGATTCAACCCATCTCGCGAAGCTTTCACTAACCCAGAGACGGAAACGCA
Proteins encoded in this window:
- the LOC123051551 gene encoding myosin-10 isoform X2, producing the protein MDESGDAGRGGRGGGRSRQNGGRSSVRLGVRMEFRFSGFHAVQVPVVSDRLLITITSVDSGKTIAKSSKAAAINGACQWHDSILHAIRFPKDEVSQEFQECQCKIVVSMGSTRTAVLGEAYLNLTNYLSSSDSTDISLPLKNCNSGTVLQLKIQCLGAKSKSSGKSWKGLSSNLKESPTNDEMDKKADVFDILLKLNKGAQSLSENNLEADNADESGNRDASFSESKSHGDDSSKNHLDTAEEKLEELRNAAKVWERHSRKLKIERKTLKNECADKSKQQAELERQLSASLSEQDSLRQEIEQVTAQLNKTQETNIELVSILQELEETIELQRVEMSKLPQVSDVADHEVSKSESTVQEAAEWARILSQKEDEITVLREKLNRVLKMENADGAGPDVIYLELEKENDFLKVKIQELENDFSELTEENFGLIYKLKEASGVAKEEDPCISNSEEMPTVGSPTYKIKHLERKCADLELNLENFRSKFSGLEEKFQKSQEELKERTLELSELREKLSHATELEGADTGSSRHYRLRSGEPDDTETDLDVLKRTVQLKEQEIDGLQHCTREMENTIADIQKEKSQLEERLAASLQESSMTSKCLVEAHEDLVLTSSVDSHVSSNEVLETKTSELERTVQLKEQEIDGLQHCTREMENTIADIQKEKSQLEERLAASLQESSMTSKCLVEAHEDLVLTSSVDSHVSSNEVLETKISELERTVQLKEQEIDGLQHCAREMENTIADIQKEKSQLEERLAASLQESSMTSKCLVEAHEDLVLTSSVDSHVSSNEVLETKTSELERTVQLKEQEIDGLQHCTREMENTIADIQKEKSQLEERLAASLQESSMTSKCLVEAHEDLVLTSSVDSHVSSNEVLETKISELERTVQLKEQEIDGLQHCAREMENTIADIQKEKSQLEERLAASLQESSMTSKCLVEAHEDLVLTSSVDSHVSANEVLETKISELVRTVTLKEQEIDDLQHCAREMENTIADIQKEKSQLEERLDSHVSANEVLETKISELVRTVMLKEQEIDSLQHCRGEMENTIADIQKKSQLEERLAASLEETSMTSKCLDEAREELLVLTSSVDSHVSANEVLETKISELVHTVMLKEQEIDGLQLCTREMENTVADIQKEKTQLEERLAASLEESSMTSKWLDEAREDLLVLSSSVDSHVSANGVLETKINELVHTVMLKEQEINGLQHCTTEMENTISDIQKEKDQLEERLAASLEESSMTSKCLDEAREDLLVLTSSVDSHASANKVLERKISELESREVELELLVTKLEQENIEFSEFISELESQLTSLTSEEEATRLEMDYSISLIANLKDLVEQQQAEMEAQKLEMKQKHLESQTRLSEVQEDSEALRRSNAKLQATIDSVAEECSSLQTLTADLKKQKLELHDHCAQLEQQLDQSKRKTMDLFETAEFLEAKLSTLQKEVTLKEQSLLSELENIFQEHKEHEERINSAHFLLNKIENEKIGEVKNLEREVMSLTAQLSSTDGEKDSAALDSIHEVSILRADKAKLEANLEDVSAQMRHYQSQLEDLRTESKTKIKGLIDSLNASKHNEETLTTDVEHMTRLMEAARSNEENLRKTSDELELKYKSSDYEKQEVMEEISGLKIQVSKMASIQDEVFKLQSSLDQAKFEKTKLEERLQSLSEECEELKVQKAMLTDQVSCIQSTLHDADEENRRKSTQAKLVVNKGNDDAANDNGGTHVNEDLDIHSKLELLETRLADALEENKSYRAQLQSPTGEGQLGSRDEKDNKDGNRIAQLESELKDMQDRLLNVSMQYAEVEAQREELVMELKSATARKGRWF
- the LOC123051551 gene encoding myosin-10 isoform X1, with translation MDESGDAGRGGRGGGRSRQNGGRSSVRLGVRMEFRFSGFHAVQVPVVSDRLLITITSVDSGKTIAKSSKAAAINGACQWHDSILHAIRFPKDEVSQEFQECQCKIVVSMGSTRTAVLGEAYLNLTNYLSSSDSTDISLPLKNCNSGTVLQLKIQCLGAKSKSSGKSWKGLSSNLKESPTNDEMDKKADVFDILLKLNKGAQSLSENNLEADNADESGNRDASFSESKSHGDDSSKNHLDTAEEKLEELRNAAKVWERHSRKLKIERKTLKNECADKSKQQAELERQLSASLSEQDSLRQEIEQVTAQLNKTQETNIELVSILQELEETIELQRVEMSKLPQVSDVADHEVSKSESTVQEAAEWARILSQKEDEITVLREKLNRVLKMENADGAGPDVIYLELEKENDFLKVKIQELENDFSELTEENFGLIYKLKEASGVAKEEDPCISNSEEMPTVGSPTYKIKHLERKCADLELNLENFRSKFSGLEEKFQKSQEELKERTLELSELREKLSHATELEGADTGSSRHYRLRSGEPDDTETDLDVLKRTVQLKEQEIDGLQHCTREMENTIADIQKEKSQLEERLAASLQESSMTSKCLVEAHEDLVLTSSVDSHVSSNEVLETKISELERTVQLKEQEIDDLQHCTREMENTIADIQKEKSQLEERLAASLQESSMTSKCLVEAHEDLVLTSSVDSHVSSNEVLETKTSELERTVQLKEQEIDGLQHCTREMENTIADIQKEKSQLEERLAASLQESSMTSKCLVEAHEDLVLTSSVDSHVSSNEVLETKISELERTVQLKEQEIDGLQHCAREMENTIADIQKEKSQLEERLAASLQESSMTSKCLVEAHEDLVLTSSVDSHVSSNEVLETKTSELERTVQLKEQEIDGLQHCTREMENTIADIQKEKSQLEERLAASLQESSMTSKCLVEAHEDLVLTSSVDSHVSSNEVLETKISELERTVQLKEQEIDGLQHCAREMENTIADIQKEKSQLEERLAASLQESSMTSKCLVEAHEDLVLTSSVDSHVSANEVLETKISELVRTVTLKEQEIDDLQHCAREMENTIADIQKEKSQLEERLDSHVSANEVLETKISELVRTVMLKEQEIDSLQHCRGEMENTIADIQKKSQLEERLAASLEETSMTSKCLDEAREELLVLTSSVDSHVSANEVLETKISELVHTVMLKEQEIDGLQLCTREMENTVADIQKEKTQLEERLAASLEESSMTSKWLDEAREDLLVLSSSVDSHVSANGVLETKINELVHTVMLKEQEINGLQHCTTEMENTISDIQKEKDQLEERLAASLEESSMTSKCLDEAREDLLVLTSSVDSHASANKVLERKISELESREVELELLVTKLEQENIEFSEFISELESQLTSLTSEEEATRLEMDYSISLIANLKDLVEQQQAEMEAQKLEMKQKHLESQTRLSEVQEDSEALRRSNAKLQATIDSVAEECSSLQTLTADLKKQKLELHDHCAQLEQQLDQSKRKTMDLFETAEFLEAKLSTLQKEVTLKEQSLLSELENIFQEHKEHEERINSAHFLLNKIENEKIGEVKNLEREVMSLTAQLSSTDGEKDSAALDSIHEVSILRADKAKLEANLEDVSAQMRHYQSQLEDLRTESKTKIKGLIDSLNASKHNEETLTTDVEHMTRLMEAARSNEENLRKTSDELELKYKSSDYEKQEVMEEISGLKIQVSKMASIQDEVFKLQSSLDQAKFEKTKLEERLQSLSEECEELKVQKAMLTDQVSCIQSTLHDADEENRRKSTQAKLVVNKGNDDAANDNGGTHVNEDLDIHSKLELLETRLADALEENKSYRAQLQSPTGEGQLGSRDEKDNKDGNRIAQLESELKDMQDRLLNVSMQYAEVEAQREELVMELKSATARKGRWF